The Vibrio tubiashii DNA window TCACTGTTTGAGCTCATTTTTATCACGTCAATGAGAGGATGCTCTGGCGGACGAAGACCTAGGGCTGCATTGTGCTGTGCAATCGTTTGAAAGTGGAATATTTTCATAGTTGAACCTCATGGTGTAACGCAGACTTAGCATCAGTCAAAAACAATAACCCACGCCCATGCGGATTAGTGCGAAAGCTACTATGCGGTAATCTAGGCAGAAACACAGTATATAAAACACCGTAATGTGTATACAAAACAACGAAACGGCTCATTTCGGGAATTTGTATACAACTCTCGTGGTTTTGTGCACTGCTTAAATTATAGCCACCACTTATGATGAACTCCGAATCGAAAGAGCAATTGCGCTCCGAGAAAAAAAAGGTTTTCTAAAAGTATGTCTGCAAATCTATCTAAATTGCTGTTACTGAACATCGTCTTCGCTTTAGCTGGGTGTATTTCTAGCCCAGCAACCTCATTAAACCAGTCACAGGATTATTACGAATACCTTCAACCATCTTTTTCCGAGTATTTAACGGTGACCGAGCAGTGGCTAGCGGAAAACCGTGGTTACATCGGCGATGATCGCGATAAAGAAATCTCGATGAACATGCCATTCGAGCTGACTCCAAAACACAAGACAAACAAGGCTGTCTTATTGGTTCATGGTTTGGGTGACTCACCCTACAGCTTCTCGGATATTGCTCCCTCCTTGCAAGCACAAGGGTTTCATGTAGAGGTTTTGCTACTTCCCGGTCATGGCAGCAAGCCTAGCGACTTAATGCTGCCAACTTACAATGACTGGCAAACAATCGTTGATCATTATGCTGGATTATTAAAACAACAGTACCAAGAAGTCTGGTTGGGCGGTTTCTCTACTGGAGGAAACCTAGTCACCATTCATGCTATCGAAAAAGGTGGTATTGATGGCCTTTTGCTGTTCTCTCCTGGCTTTCAGTCTCAAACGCCATATCTTGAAAAGCTAGCGCCTGTCGCTTCTATTTTTTTCGATGGCTATACCACTGATGAGGACAACCTAGCTCGCTATAACTCAGCGCCACTAAAAGGGGCGATCGCCTATTCACAAAGTGCAGCAAAACTAAGAGAGCTCTTGAAAGAGAATCAAGTGGAGATCCCGACCCTTGTTGTTCTAAGTGAAGCAGACAGCATTATCGATCCAAAAGCGGTACACGAGTTTTATCAGCAGCGCTTTACGAACTCAAACAATCAGTTGCTTTGGTACGGCGAGTCAAACATTGAGCAAGACACTGTGACAGTGTCGAGCATGAAGCTAGATGAGTTAAGGATTAGTACCGCATCACATATGAGTCCGTTATTTGCGCCAACCAATGCTCATTATGGCCAAGATGCAACCTACACGATGTGTATGAATAGCATGGATAGCGATGCGGTAACTTACTGCGAGCAAGGAGGGGAAGTCTGGTGGTCGGCTTGGGGGTACGAAGAAAACGGCAAGGTTCACGCTAGATTGACGTGGAATCCTTACTATCCAGATCTTGAAAGAGCGATGCTCGATGTGGCACGAGCTCAATAGAGAAACCCTCCTTTTACACAGGGTTCTAAGTTAGCTTTTCAGTCTCGTAATTATGTATACAACTCTTGCAGTTTTGTGCACTGCTCTTCGGCTGCATAGAACGTAAGATAACCTCATCGAATGCCAGACAACTTCTGAGAGGTGATACCTATGAGACAAAATGAAACACAGTTAAGTCAGTTGATTCAAGCCGTTAGCGGCCAAAAAGTTCATCAGATCAGATGTGGCGATCACCGTTTTATCGATATCACCATTGTACAAATGGAAGGTCGTTTCTTTGTTAGACAGTACAAGTTCAACAAG harbors:
- a CDS encoding alpha/beta hydrolase, which codes for MSANLSKLLLLNIVFALAGCISSPATSLNQSQDYYEYLQPSFSEYLTVTEQWLAENRGYIGDDRDKEISMNMPFELTPKHKTNKAVLLVHGLGDSPYSFSDIAPSLQAQGFHVEVLLLPGHGSKPSDLMLPTYNDWQTIVDHYAGLLKQQYQEVWLGGFSTGGNLVTIHAIEKGGIDGLLLFSPGFQSQTPYLEKLAPVASIFFDGYTTDEDNLARYNSAPLKGAIAYSQSAAKLRELLKENQVEIPTLVVLSEADSIIDPKAVHEFYQQRFTNSNNQLLWYGESNIEQDTVTVSSMKLDELRISTASHMSPLFAPTNAHYGQDATYTMCMNSMDSDAVTYCEQGGEVWWSAWGYEENGKVHARLTWNPYYPDLERAMLDVARAQ